A region of Liolophura sinensis isolate JHLJ2023 chromosome 8, CUHK_Ljap_v2, whole genome shotgun sequence DNA encodes the following proteins:
- the LOC135472584 gene encoding uncharacterized protein LOC135472584, which translates to MNCNNARPIRQTYSVYVGHLSFEVTKNDLRDLFEDCGDITEVFIASQSKEMCFTYGFVSFKNLEAAKRAQADLHRWELKGNKITVEMSKKSIDDVKAKRKAQLVREQYTERSVSRGPDVKENTDHAEGLKNFGRLKEAFRNLELEAESGKESHFLDLDKVMKDVSEETNSRLPTRTSKVFGLDTSVETAREQLLGCKCSKACSKDKRTDEFMESLQLIINNIDAFLKKSCRNSASTSDSALKENRFQAGSDSHADEREAVISSPALSSVTVANRRTETVNFEKSPFSGARPKEKVVSSSEEESGSCGEDLSSSLNSSSDASVSQGENLSSMEAFVQTVLGRGRGRKIASKLQSPKSPGVSAFQKSPPSGCFPRGSKTPSSVS; encoded by the exons ATGAATTGTAACAATGCCAGACCAATTCGCCAAACGTACTCTGTATATGTGGGTCATTTATCTTTTGAGGTGACCAAG aatgaTTTGAGGGATTTGTTTGAAGACTGTGGGGACATTACTGAGGTATTCATAGCCAGCCAATCAAAGGAAATGTGTTTTACATATGG atttgtaagttttaaaaatttggaGGCAGCTAAACGAGCGCAGGCAGACCTACACAGATGGGAGCTGAAGGGCAACAAGATCACTGTGGAGATGTCCAAGAAAAGCATTGATGATGTGAAAGCAA aaagGAAAGCCCAGTTGGTGAGAGAACAATACACAGAAAGGTCAGTTTCCAGAGGACCTGATGTTAAGGAGAATACTGACCATGCGGAGGGATTGAAAAACTTCGGTCGACTTAAGGAGGCTTTCAGAAATCTGGAATTGGAGGCTGAATCGGGGAAAG AGTCCCACTTTCTTGACCTTGACAAGGTAATGAAGGATGTGAGCGAAGAAACGAATAGTCGTCTTCCAACTCGTACCTCTAAGGTGTTTGGTCTTGACACATCTGTGGAAACAGCCCGTGAACAACTCCTTGGATG TAAATGCAGCAAAGCATGTAGCAAAGATAAAAGAACTGATGAATTCATGGAGTCCCTTCAGTTGATAATCAACAACATCGACGCTTTTTTGAAGAAATCCTGCAGAAACTCTGCCAGTACCAGTGACAGTGCACTGAAGGAAAATCGTTTTCAGGCGGGCAGTGATTCTCATGCTGAtgagagagaagcggtcatatCCAGTCCCGCTTTGTCCAGTGTCACTGTGGCAAACAGAAGAACGGAAACGGTGAACTTTGAGAAATCTCCATTCAGTGGTGCCCGACCTAAAGAAAAAGTTGTCAGCAGCTCTGAGGAGGAGAGTGGGAGTTGTGGAGAAGATTTAAGCTCCAGTTTAAATTCCAGCAGTGACGCATCCGTCAGCCAAGGGGAAAATCTGAGTTCTATGGAAGCATTTGTTCAAACAG TATTGGGGCGAGGGCGTGGCAGGAAGATAGCTTCCAAGCTACAGTCACCTAAGTCACCTGGGGTTTCAGCTTTCCAAAAATCGCCACCATCAGGGTGTTTTCCTCGCGGTTCAAAAACCCCTTCATCAGTATCCTAG